The sequence below is a genomic window from Massilia oculi.
CCACAACTCGACGCTCGAAGGCGATTCGCCGCGCGCGCCACAGGCGGTGTTCGAAGCCGGCGTGCCGGTGCTGGGCATCTGCTACGGCATGCAGACCATGGCAGCTCAGCTCGGCGGCAAGGTCGAGAACGGCCTGAAGCGCGAATTCGGCTACGCCGAAGTGCGCGCCCGCAACCACACCGCGCTGCTGAACGGCATCAACGATTTCGTGACCGACGAAGGCCACGGCATGCTGAAGGTCTGGATGAGCCACGGCGACAAGGTCCTGGACATGCCGCAAGGCTTCAAGCTGATGGGTTCGACCGACAGCTGCCCGATCGCCGCCATGGCCGACGAGGAGCGCCGCTTCTACGCGCTGCAGTTCCACCCGGAAGTCACGCACACGACCCAGGGCGAAGCCATCATCGGCCGCTTCGTGCACGAGATCTGCGGCTGCAAGTCGGACTGGAACATGCCGGATTACATCGGCGAAGCCGTCGCCAAGATCCGCGAACAGGTGGGCACCGATGAAGTCATTCTTGGTCTGTCGGGCGGCGTCGACTCAAGCGTGGCCGCCGCGCTGATCCACCGCGCGATCGGCGACCAGCTGACCTGCGTGTTCGTCGATCACGGCCTGCTGCGCAAGGACGAAGGCAAGATGGTCATGGACATGTTCTCCAAGAACTTGGGCGTGAAAGTCATCCGCATCGATGCCGAAGCGCAGTTCATGGGCCACCTGGCCGGCGTGACCGATCCCGAGCAGAAGCGCAAGATCATCGGCCGTGAATTCGTCGAGGTGTTCCAGGTCGAAGCGGGCAAGCTGACCAATGCCAAGTGGCTGGCGCAGGGCACGATTTATCCGGACGTGATCGAGTCGGCCGGCAAGGGTAAAAAGGGACAGACCATCAAGAGCCACCACAATGTGGGCGGGTTGCCCGAGACGCTGAACCTGAAGCTGCTCGAGCCGCTGCGCGAGCTGTTCAAGGACGAGGTGCGCAAGTTGGGTGTTGCGCTGGGTCTGCCGCATGACATGGTGTATCGTCATCCGTTCCCTGGGCCTGGCCTGGGCGTGCGTATCCTGGGCGAAGTGAAGAAGGAGTATGCCGACCTGCTGCGCGAGGCGGATGCGATCTTCATCGAAGAGCTGCGCAACACGCCGTTCGAAGTGCCGCATGTGCCGGGCATCGATGCGGGCAAGGCGCCGGTGAACTGGTATGAAGCGACCAGCCAGGCGTTTGCCGTGTTCCTCCCGGTGAAGTCGGTGGGGGTGATGGGCGATGGGCGTACTTATGAATATGTCGTTGCGCTGCGCGCCGTGCAGACGCTGGACTTCATGACGGCGCAGTGGGCGCATTTGCCGCATTCGCTGCTGGGCAAGGTGAGCAATCGCATCATCAATGAGGTGCGTGGGCTGAACCGCGTCGTGTATGACATTTCGGGCAAGCCGCCGGCGACGATCGAGTGGGAGTGAGATTTCCTACAGGACATCATTCTCATCAGGTTTGAAAAGGCTCGCTTCGGCGAGCTTTTTTCTTAGCAGGCTTGATCCAACAGCGATCCTCTTGAGCTGATTCATCACTGGCACTCTGGTCTGCCGAGGTCGTGTGATTGTCGGTGACGCTCGCATTTCCGCCAATTCTGGGCTCAGAACCTCGCTTTGCCGGAAGCTGGAAGTCGGTCATTTAGCTCCGACGAGCGTGCCGCCAGGAATGCGAGACGAACCAGTCAGGTCGGCGCGACCTGCCTCACTAAGCGACCTCCACGACTGCAGGGGGCGATCCAGTAATAGGGAAAGGATTGCTTCGGCTCCCCTTTCTGTCAGTGTCATCGTCCAAAAGATGCCACATCGGTTCGGATCGTGTGGAATTGGTTGCCGTCGCCAGGATCGCCAGCTATTGACTTGTACATTGCACTGGCGCTGGTGAATTCGCAGCGCCGCAGCTCCAGTAGCTCATGCCGGGCCAGGTAAAGCTGGCGTTGGGACTCCAGTAGCCAGAGCCGGCTTTGCAATCCTGCGCGATAGCGCAGTGCTGACAGCCTGGCTCGCCGCTCCGAGGATGCAACCACGGTTTTCTAAGCCGCCATTTGCTGTCCGAAAGTCGCCTGGCCCGCCAGTCCGTCCGCCACTTCGAGAAACGCCACCTGGGTAACCCGTTCATACTCGACGACGGCGAGGTTGTTGCGAAGCTCGGTCACACGCAATTCGGCGCGCAGTCGGCCATGGGATAACATCGGCAGCACCACTTGGGGCGCGAATGTCCAGCCGCGATGCTGGCTGTCGAAGAGTGCTCCGAGACCCGCGCTGGCGTAGCCAAAGGTTCCCGACAGCGACAGGCGCGGAAAGAATGCCGCGCGCGCCGCGCCGATATCGGCATTGGCCTGTTGCGCCGCATGCAGGCGCCGGGCCAGCGACAGCGATTGCCGCCAGGGAAAGCACCGCTGAACGTCGTTGGCTGGCTCGTCGTCGACCATTTCGGTCAGCATGACGGCCAAGTCGGGCGCGAACGCATTGAGCCGGTCGATGCGCGCACTGAGCCAGGCCAACGTCGAACCACGCGCTGGACAGATGCCTATGCCATTGCTCGGAAAGTCGCGCGCACGTGCTCGACGAAAGCCGCCGGGTTCTCCATTGCTGCG
It includes:
- the guaA gene encoding glutamine-hydrolyzing GMP synthase is translated as MHSKILILDFGSQVTQLIARRVRDAGVFSEVFPYDVSDEFVREYGASGIILSGSHNSTLEGDSPRAPQAVFEAGVPVLGICYGMQTMAAQLGGKVENGLKREFGYAEVRARNHTALLNGINDFVTDEGHGMLKVWMSHGDKVLDMPQGFKLMGSTDSCPIAAMADEERRFYALQFHPEVTHTTQGEAIIGRFVHEICGCKSDWNMPDYIGEAVAKIREQVGTDEVILGLSGGVDSSVAAALIHRAIGDQLTCVFVDHGLLRKDEGKMVMDMFSKNLGVKVIRIDAEAQFMGHLAGVTDPEQKRKIIGREFVEVFQVEAGKLTNAKWLAQGTIYPDVIESAGKGKKGQTIKSHHNVGGLPETLNLKLLEPLRELFKDEVRKLGVALGLPHDMVYRHPFPGPGLGVRILGEVKKEYADLLREADAIFIEELRNTPFEVPHVPGIDAGKAPVNWYEATSQAFAVFLPVKSVGVMGDGRTYEYVVALRAVQTLDFMTAQWAHLPHSLLGKVSNRIINEVRGLNRVVYDISGKPPATIEWE
- a CDS encoding TolC family protein; amino-acid sequence: MAWLSARIDRLNAFAPDLAVMLTEMVDDEPANDVQRCFPWRQSLSLARRLHAAQQANADIGAARAAFFPRLSLSGTFGYASAGLGALFDSQHRGWTFAPQVVLPMLSHGRLRAELRVTELRNNLAVVEYERVTQVAFLEVADGLAGQATFGQQMAA